From Staphylococcus sp. IVB6214:
ATTTTGTATTCAAAACTGCTGCAGTTTCTGACTATACACCTGTCACGAAGTTGGAACATAAGGTGAAAAAGAAAGAAGGTAACTTGACAGTCGAATTCAAGCGTACGAAGGATATTTTGAAATACTTAGGTGAACATAAGACGCATCAAAGGTTGATTGGATTTGCGGCGGAGACACGTGATGTGGCACATTATGCGCAGGAAAAACTGGCACGTAAAAATGCGGATGTCATCATTGCGAACAATGTAGGGGATCGGACAATCGGGTTCAGTTCTGATCAAAATGAAGTAACGATGTATTTCAAAGATGGGGATGTGCAACCAATCGAAAAAGGACCGAAAACAGAACTTGCCTACAAAATTTTAAATGCATTGGAAAGTAGATGGCATGAATGATTGCACAAGTCATCGTAGACGTTGCAGCCAAAAGTGTTGATCGTACGTTTGATTATCTTATTCCAGATGATTTAAAAGATGTGGTTCAATCGGGCGTTCGCGTACTCGTCCCATTCGGTCCACGTAAAATTCAAGGCTACGTGATGCGAATTGTCCCCGATGAACAGTCGGACATTGAGTTACATCGTTTAAAACCAATTTTTGAAGTAAAGGATATTCAACCAGAATTAACGGAAGAGCTTGTGAAGTTAAGTGAATGGTATAGCCATTATTTCGTGTCGAAGCGGATATCGATATTAGAGGCAATGTTACCGAGTGCGATTAAAGCAAAATATACGAAAGCTTTCTCAGTCAAACATCCAGAACAACTCCCTGAGTATTTGCGGTTACGCTTTAATCAAGATGGCCTGTATCCTTATAAAGCCGCCCAAAATCAAGAAGACGTTGCGACATTGTTAGCGCTGATGAAACAAGGTATTGTGGAAGAAGTAACGTTGTTGTCACAACACACGACGAGGAAGAAGCAACGTGCGGTGCGTGTGATTGATCCAGAAATGGGTGATAGTCTATTGATGGACTTAGAAAAAAAGCAGAAACAATATGAACTGTTAGCCTTTTTATTAGATGAACAGCATCGCCCCGTATTGTTACGAGAATTAAAAGATATGAACTTTTCTACGTCTGCCATCAATACGCTAGAGCGAAACGGTATCATCGAGAAATATGATATCGTTGTTGCACGTGATCCATATGAAGGACGCATATTCGAACAAGAAGATAAGCGTCAACTTACAGATGAACAACAAGTCGCATATGATCAGATTAACAGTGCAGCAATGGCGCAAGAAGCAGAGACATTCTTATTACACGGTGTGACAGGTTCAGGAAAAACAGAAGTATATTTACAAATCATCGATCAAGTTCTTGAACGTCAGCAAGAAGCGATGATGCTCGTCCCTGAGATTGCCTTGACACCACAAATGGTACAGCGATTTAAAAGTCGTTTTGGTGATGAAGTGGCAGTGCTTCACTCAGGCTTGTCACATGGCGAACGCTACGATGAATGGCAAAAGATTCGTGATGGACGTGCTCGTGTGAGTGTAGGCGCCCGTTCAAGTGTTTTCGCCCCATTTAAAAATCTGGGTGTAATTATTATCGATGAAGAACATGAAGCAACATATAAGCAGGAAGATTATCCACGTTATCATGCGAGAGAAATCGCAGAATGGCGGAGTCGTTATCATCATTGTCCGCTCGTGTTAGGGAGTGCAACACCGAGCCTAGAAAGTTATGCA
This genomic window contains:
- the priA gene encoding primosomal protein N', translating into MIAQVIVDVAAKSVDRTFDYLIPDDLKDVVQSGVRVLVPFGPRKIQGYVMRIVPDEQSDIELHRLKPIFEVKDIQPELTEELVKLSEWYSHYFVSKRISILEAMLPSAIKAKYTKAFSVKHPEQLPEYLRLRFNQDGLYPYKAAQNQEDVATLLALMKQGIVEEVTLLSQHTTRKKQRAVRVIDPEMGDSLLMDLEKKQKQYELLAFLLDEQHRPVLLRELKDMNFSTSAINTLERNGIIEKYDIVVARDPYEGRIFEQEDKRQLTDEQQVAYDQINSAAMAQEAETFLLHGVTGSGKTEVYLQIIDQVLERQQEAMMLVPEIALTPQMVQRFKSRFGDEVAVLHSGLSHGERYDEWQKIRDGRARVSVGARSSVFAPFKNLGVIIIDEEHEATYKQEDYPRYHAREIAEWRSRYHHCPLVLGSATPSLESYARATRNVYTLLSMPTRVNNQQLPEVKIRDMRDELANGNRSIFSEDLATAIEERLQKQEQVVLFLNRRGYASFMLCRDCGHVPQCPNCDISMTYHKTTHELKCHYCGHHEPAPFQCPSCGSEHIQQMGTGTQRVEELIHERFPSARIIRMDVDTTSKKGSHEKLLKAFGDGKGDILLGTQMIAKGLDFPNITLVGVLNADTMLNLPDFRSSERTYQLLTQVAGRAGRHEKTGEVIIQTYNPDHYAIQDVQANDYLAFYKKEMQFRQLAKYPPYFFLINFTVTHEKMKVALQAATHVHQTLLQHVTEKSFILGPAPAALSRINNEYRFQILLKYKHEPGLIDALRYLDDYYHERYEQDKLALRIDIGPYMMM